AGTAGGGATTACATACGTTTTCTTTATATCAAATTTCATTCTTGTATATTTCTTGATAGCTCTCATATTAAAGAACGCTGAACTAAATGCAAATATAATATTAGTGACTACTGCTCCTATTAGGTTAGTATCAAATACATATAAAAGTATTACATTGAAAACAACTTTGATAAGTAATGATTTCACAGCACTTATTACAGGTACTCTTAATCTATCCATTCCTTGTAAAACCCCAATGGATATTGTTGATAAAGCAAAAAACACAACTGAAATTGAACCTATTTTAAGCAACAATGAAGCTTTTTCAAGATTGCTGATACCAAATAGCATTCTTATTATAGGTTCTGATAATATAAATATACCTACACATGATGGAATTGCTATGAACATGGTAAATCTAATAGCCATATTTATTTTTCTTTTAATCTGCTTTTTATCTTTCAATACTATTGATGTAGTAATACTTGGTATTGTAGCAGCAGCTAATGCTGATGCAATGGATACTGGTAAAGTAATAATAATCTTATATTTACCATTTAGTATACCGTATAAAGTATCTGACATTTCTTGGGTATAATTGTGGAAACGAAGAGCATCATTAAACATAAACATATCTACTAAGTTAGTAAAATGAAAAGTTGCACTTCCAATTATAATAGGTACTGAAGTCAAAACAACCAGTTTTCCAAAACTGAAATGAGTAATACTTGAATCGGAATTAGTATCTTTACGAACTCTTTTTAAGAATAATTTTCTTGACATGAAATAAATACCAATCAAGGTCAATAATCCTGCAAAAGCACCAATTCCTGTTCCTAATGTTCCACCAGCAGCTCCCCATTCATAACCCCTAGTAAATAATATACTAGCTAGAACTATACTAAAAATAGCATTAAAAATCTGTTCTATGACTTGTGATATAGCTGTAGGTATCATTGTATTCATACCTTGGAAATATCCTCTCAAAACAGCCATGATTGAGAAAATAAGTAATGTTGGTGATAGAGCCCTAATAGCATGTTTAGATTTTTCACTATAAACCAGATCAGCCAATAATGACGAACCAAAAAACATTATACTTGCTGATATCAACCCAATAAGAAGTGCTATACATAATGCAGATATAAATATCTTATGGGCTTCTTTATATTTTTTTACAGCCATCCTAGCAGATACAAGCTTAGATACAGCAGATGGAAGTCCATAGGATGATATAATCAATCCAAATGAGTATATATCAAATGCCTTACTATAGCATCCGATACCTTCCTCACCTATTGTATTTACTAATGGAATACGATAAGCAAATCCGATTAGCCTTACTATTATACCAGCAGAAGCTAGTATTGCACCCTGCACTGCTAAATTCTTGCCTTTTCTCTTTTGCTTCAAACTATTCATCTTTACACCTCAAAAAAAAATATATCTAATATATTTTATACTATAATTTTACATTTTTCAAATTAAGTTTACATTATAATTTATATAAGTTATGTAATTATTAAAATAAACGAAGCTATAGTATCAGCTTATATTGTTGACTAATACTATAGCTTTTATATCAATCTTATTAATAATGATCAAAAATTATAGTTATAATTCAAATCTTACAGGTAATAAATCTTCAACCATGTATTCTCTAGTCTCTCCATCATTGTTGGCTAAGATAATTTTACCTTCTGGCATTAATTCAGCTAGTACCTGTCTACAGATACCACATGGAGGTGTGAAATCTCCACTTGAACTAACTACTGCAATAGCATCAAATTCTCTATCTCCTTCTGATACCGCCTTAAATAGCGCAGTCCTTTCAGCACAATTTGTTGCACCAAATGAAGCATTTTCTATATTACATCCAGTATATATTTTGCCACCTTTTGTAACAACAGCAGCTCCTACTTTGAATTTTGAGTATGGAACATATGCCATTTCTTTAGCTTTCATAGCTTCATTAACTAATTCGCTATAATTCATACAATATCATATCCTTTCATACATTAACTTAAACTTAGAATTTATTTAGTAAAAGTAATTTTACTTTTTCTATTCTTAGGAAATACTGATACCCAAGTCTTGCCTTTGTTTAATTTTATTTCTTCACCATTCTCATTATAATACAATGTTGGTTTATAGT
The window above is part of the Vallitalea guaymasensis genome. Proteins encoded here:
- a CDS encoding cytidine deaminase, producing the protein MNYSELVNEAMKAKEMAYVPYSKFKVGAAVVTKGGKIYTGCNIENASFGATNCAERTALFKAVSEGDREFDAIAVVSSSGDFTPPCGICRQVLAELMPEGKIILANNDGETREYMVEDLLPVRFEL
- a CDS encoding putative polysaccharide biosynthesis protein, which translates into the protein MNSLKQKRKGKNLAVQGAILASAGIIVRLIGFAYRIPLVNTIGEEGIGCYSKAFDIYSFGLIISSYGLPSAVSKLVSARMAVKKYKEAHKIFISALCIALLIGLISASIMFFGSSLLADLVYSEKSKHAIRALSPTLLIFSIMAVLRGYFQGMNTMIPTAISQVIEQIFNAIFSIVLASILFTRGYEWGAAGGTLGTGIGAFAGLLTLIGIYFMSRKLFLKRVRKDTNSDSSITHFSFGKLVVLTSVPIIIGSATFHFTNLVDMFMFNDALRFHNYTQEMSDTLYGILNGKYKIIITLPVSIASALAAATIPSITTSIVLKDKKQIKRKINMAIRFTMFIAIPSCVGIFILSEPIIRMLFGISNLEKASLLLKIGSISVVFFALSTISIGVLQGMDRLRVPVISAVKSLLIKVVFNVILLYVFDTNLIGAVVTNIIFAFSSAFFNMRAIKKYTRMKFDIKKTYVIPTISALVMGLSCNIVYTLFGAMRIGNTISTLISILVGACVYLILLIKLKGLDKEELYSVPKGESLIRLLTKMRLLK